The Thioalkalivibrio thiocyanodenitrificans ARhD 1 genome window below encodes:
- the gspG gene encoding type II secretion system major pseudopilin GspG yields the protein MKQSISRNRRATRGFTLIEVMVVVVILGILAAIVVPRIMDRPDEARVTKARNDIRALESALNLYRLDNFRYPTTDQGLRALVERPGGQPEARNWRSGGYMDRLPTDPWGNHYQYVHPGRHGDIDIYSFGADGRPGGEGINAEIGNWNID from the coding sequence ATGAAACAGAGTATTTCACGCAATCGACGCGCAACGCGCGGATTCACCCTGATCGAGGTCATGGTCGTGGTGGTCATCCTCGGCATTCTGGCCGCCATCGTGGTGCCGCGCATCATGGATCGCCCGGACGAGGCGCGCGTCACCAAGGCGCGCAACGACATCCGGGCCCTGGAGAGCGCGCTCAACCTCTACCGGCTGGACAACTTCCGCTATCCCACCACGGACCAGGGTCTGCGCGCCCTGGTGGAGCGCCCGGGGGGACAACCCGAGGCCCGCAACTGGCGCAGCGGCGGATACATGGACCGACTGCCCACCGACCCCTGGGGCAATCACTACCAGTATGTGCACCCGGGCCGCCACGGGGACATCGATATCTACAGCTTCGGCGCCGACGGCCGGCCGGGCGGCGAAGGCATCAACGCCGAGATCGGCAACTGGAACATCGATTGA
- the gspH gene encoding type II secretion system minor pseudopilin GspH yields MSSTPPDNRVRPVRVRGFTLIELVAVLFIIGVMAAFAVIAMGDGGHDRIMEQEARRLASLLELVRDEGILSGETQAVGFTRQGYVFLRQYRVDERSYEWLPVEDDRVLRPRDVADRNLEFTLYVEGVAVTLPRAADRPPPHVYLGLAGEMTPFQLDIAPEGGRTAAWQVRSLPGGRVEMRRP; encoded by the coding sequence TTGAGCAGCACGCCGCCGGACAATCGGGTGCGCCCGGTGCGGGTCCGGGGTTTCACCCTCATCGAACTGGTGGCGGTCCTGTTCATCATCGGCGTGATGGCCGCCTTCGCCGTGATCGCCATGGGCGACGGCGGCCATGACCGGATCATGGAGCAGGAGGCCCGGCGCCTGGCGAGCCTTCTGGAACTGGTCCGGGACGAGGGCATCCTCAGCGGCGAGACCCAGGCGGTCGGGTTCACCCGCCAGGGTTACGTCTTTCTTCGCCAGTACCGGGTGGATGAGCGCAGTTACGAGTGGCTGCCGGTGGAGGATGATCGGGTGCTGCGCCCCCGGGACGTGGCGGACCGCAACCTGGAGTTCACCCTGTATGTGGAGGGGGTCGCGGTGACGCTGCCCCGTGCCGCCGACCGGCCGCCGCCCCATGTCTATCTCGGCCTGGCGGGCGAGATGACCCCCTTTCAACTGGACATCGCCCCCGAGGGCGGGCGCACGGCCGCCTGGCAGGTGCGCAGCCTGCCCGGCGGGCGCGTCGAGATGCGAAGGCCTTGA
- the gspI gene encoding type II secretion system minor pseudopilin GspI, with protein sequence MARTAQQGGFTLLEVLVAVAILGVALGALIKVGSDNAANTAYLRDRTYAHWVALNQVTRYQVGLEAVHGGTRRGVSEMADRRWYWQATLSDEDVRVEGIALEGLTRLELEVRDRDDADATPLARVVGFLQ encoded by the coding sequence GTGGCAAGGACGGCACAGCAGGGTGGGTTCACGCTGCTGGAGGTGCTGGTGGCCGTGGCCATTCTCGGGGTGGCGCTGGGGGCGCTCATCAAGGTGGGCAGCGACAATGCCGCCAATACCGCCTACCTGCGTGACCGGACCTATGCCCACTGGGTGGCGCTCAACCAGGTGACCCGCTACCAGGTGGGATTGGAGGCGGTGCACGGCGGCACCCGGCGCGGCGTCAGCGAGATGGCCGATCGCCGGTGGTACTGGCAGGCCACGCTGAGCGACGAGGACGTCAGGGTGGAGGGCATCGCGCTGGAAGGCCTGACCCGTCTGGAGTTGGAGGTTCGCGATCGGGATGACGCTGACGCGACGCCACTGGCCCGGGTGGTGGGGTTTCTGCAATGA
- the gspJ gene encoding type II secretion system minor pseudopilin GspJ, which translates to MKQWQVASGKWQGKAGSPTQGGFTLLELLVALSVFAFVSVMAYGGLRVVLDTRGHTDQASRDLGELQVALTLLSRDLAHVVARPVRDVHGDPQAPLRFNAYSDRPRLEVVRTSSRSGLQRVAWEIDEARLYRMYWTALDGADPAEPQGRLPVMGPVEDAQRTSRGVTDWNLRFHYHLPDGTFGTSENWPLEINPGALDELPVALELTLALDGGGTVTRWLAVQ; encoded by the coding sequence ATGAAACAGTGGCAAGTGGCAAGTGGCAAGTGGCAAGGGAAGGCCGGAAGTCCAACCCAGGGCGGGTTTACGCTGCTGGAGCTGCTGGTGGCGCTTTCGGTGTTCGCGTTCGTGTCCGTGATGGCCTACGGGGGATTGCGGGTGGTGCTCGATACCCGGGGACACACGGATCAGGCGTCCCGGGACCTGGGCGAACTGCAGGTGGCCCTCACGCTGCTGAGCAGGGATCTGGCCCACGTGGTGGCGCGTCCGGTGCGGGACGTCCATGGCGATCCCCAGGCGCCCCTGCGCTTCAACGCCTACAGCGACCGGCCCCGCCTGGAAGTGGTGCGCACCTCGTCCCGCTCGGGCCTGCAGCGCGTGGCGTGGGAGATCGACGAGGCGCGGCTTTACCGGATGTACTGGACCGCACTGGATGGCGCCGATCCCGCCGAGCCCCAGGGGCGCCTGCCCGTCATGGGTCCGGTGGAGGATGCGCAGCGCACCTCACGCGGCGTGACCGACTGGAACCTGCGGTTCCATTATCACCTGCCCGACGGCACCTTCGGCACCTCCGAAAACTGGCCGCTGGAAATCAACCCGGGTGCCCTGGATGAGTTGCCCGTCGCGCTGGAACTCACCCTGGCGCTGGACGGCGGCGGGACGGTCACCCGCTGGCTGGCGGTGCAATGA
- a CDS encoding type II secretion system protein GspK — MALITALLVVVLATVAAVSMTSRQHLDIRRAGNVLNQDQAWLTVQAAERYALKLLTGPEAEGDRELPWEGCLSPVLRVNLADTEMDIWVEDMHCRFNLNNLSSGNELAVNGFIRLLENLRAEYPELAFDPEQVVAAARDWMNPETDDPVYRLADPPYLSANRMMMVAAEMRLVHGVSAELWEALAPLVTALPAAGTQLDTENAADMLREAFPATGAAQTRATYYRLGVHAQLAGRRLLMCSLLDTASGRVVWRLQGACDA, encoded by the coding sequence GTGGCGCTGATCACCGCCCTGCTGGTGGTGGTGCTGGCCACGGTGGCCGCCGTTTCCATGACCTCGCGGCAGCATCTGGACATCCGCCGGGCAGGCAACGTGCTCAACCAGGACCAGGCCTGGCTCACGGTGCAGGCCGCCGAGCGCTATGCCCTCAAGCTGCTTACCGGACCCGAAGCGGAAGGCGATCGGGAGTTGCCCTGGGAAGGCTGCCTGTCGCCCGTGCTGCGGGTCAACCTGGCCGATACCGAGATGGACATCTGGGTCGAGGACATGCATTGTCGTTTCAATCTCAACAACCTCTCCAGCGGCAACGAACTGGCCGTGAACGGGTTCATCCGCCTGCTGGAGAACCTGCGCGCGGAGTACCCGGAACTGGCGTTCGATCCTGAGCAGGTGGTGGCGGCGGCCCGGGACTGGATGAACCCCGAGACCGACGACCCGGTCTACCGGCTCGCCGATCCGCCCTACCTGAGCGCCAACCGTATGATGATGGTGGCCGCGGAGATGCGGCTGGTGCACGGTGTATCCGCCGAGTTGTGGGAGGCGCTCGCACCGCTCGTCACGGCCCTTCCCGCGGCAGGCACCCAGCTGGACACCGAGAACGCCGCCGACATGCTGCGCGAGGCCTTTCCGGCCACCGGGGCCGCCCAGACGCGCGCCACCTACTACCGCCTGGGCGTCCATGCGCAACTGGCCGGACGCCGCCTGCTCATGTGCAGCCTGCTGGACACCGCTTCGGGGCGGGTTGTCTGGCGTCTGCAGGGGGCGTGCGATGCCTGA
- the gspL gene encoding type II secretion system protein GspL, translating to MIQRNLLLRLPEHDGPAAFVLRDSAGNLLMGGADELSRLAELARSVPVPTVRVLVPGTRVLLTRTTVPTRNPRALQRALPYALEDQLAGDVEALHCVPGPVEEDNTVPVAVVERALMDDWRERLAAAGLDARALVPETAVLPRDEEGGWLLWLEGDEAWLALGPGDGLALDRDNAAMLVRMRLDETPDGQHPARIVIVCHGPARESDSALDEPGVFGGVPVVRRESEEPLLEEISRHLPPRPPFNLLVGPYGRREQWSHLWRPWRVAVIIAVLWGAVHLIQLHTEIRYMGQQQAILDDRMRDIYQAAFPGSRAGGDPRRQMESALVSLTRGGSDEAGHDFQAALAHVAPVLVEVPGFRIESLRYRPGQMDLDLRLDSLRALDGLKQRLERGEQWSVEILSASAQDDFVESRIQVRRAGT from the coding sequence ATGATCCAGCGAAACCTGCTGCTGCGATTGCCGGAACACGATGGCCCGGCGGCCTTCGTGCTGCGTGACAGCGCCGGCAACCTCCTGATGGGCGGCGCGGATGAGCTTTCCCGGCTGGCGGAGCTTGCCCGCAGCGTACCCGTGCCCACGGTGCGCGTGCTGGTGCCCGGCACGCGGGTGCTGCTGACCCGGACCACGGTGCCCACCCGAAACCCCCGGGCCCTGCAGCGGGCCCTGCCCTACGCCCTGGAGGACCAGCTGGCCGGGGACGTGGAAGCCCTGCATTGCGTGCCCGGCCCGGTGGAGGAAGACAACACCGTGCCGGTGGCGGTGGTGGAACGCGCTCTGATGGATGACTGGCGTGAACGCCTCGCTGCCGCCGGACTCGATGCCCGCGCCCTGGTGCCGGAGACGGCCGTCCTGCCCCGGGACGAGGAGGGCGGCTGGCTGCTCTGGCTCGAGGGTGACGAGGCGTGGCTGGCCCTCGGACCGGGGGACGGTCTGGCCCTGGACCGGGACAATGCCGCCATGCTCGTGCGGATGCGTCTGGACGAGACGCCCGACGGTCAGCACCCGGCCCGCATCGTGATCGTGTGTCACGGACCCGCGCGGGAGTCGGACAGTGCCCTGGACGAGCCGGGGGTCTTCGGAGGCGTGCCGGTGGTGCGCCGAGAGAGCGAGGAACCGCTGTTGGAGGAGATCTCCCGGCACCTGCCCCCGCGTCCGCCGTTCAATCTGCTCGTTGGGCCCTATGGCCGTCGCGAGCAGTGGAGCCACCTGTGGCGCCCCTGGCGGGTCGCCGTGATCATCGCGGTGCTCTGGGGGGCAGTCCACCTGATCCAGTTGCATACCGAGATCCGGTACATGGGCCAGCAGCAGGCCATACTGGACGATCGCATGCGCGATATCTATCAGGCCGCGTTCCCCGGCAGCCGGGCCGGCGGCGATCCGAGACGTCAGATGGAGAGCGCGCTGGTGAGCCTGACCCGGGGCGGGTCCGATGAGGCCGGCCACGATTTCCAGGCGGCGCTCGCCCATGTGGCCCCCGTCCTGGTGGAGGTGCCGGGCTTCCGGATTGAGAGCCTGCGCTACCGGCCGGGCCAGATGGATCTGGACCTGCGGCTCGACAGTCTCCGGGCCCTCGACGGACTGAAGCAGCGCCTGGAGCGGGGGGAGCAGTGGTCCGTGGAGATCCTCTCGGCCAGTGCGCAGGACGACTTCGTGGAAAGCCGTATTCAGGTGAGGAGGGCGGGCACATGA
- the gspM gene encoding type II secretion system protein GspM, with protein MNAFWARLGPRDRRILIIGAVCLGVILPYWLVLQSLTEQAERMERSVSALYEDVAWMQAAAERVRGVEGGATGAPAAAGDGSPLSVIDRTAREGPLTGTVRRVQPEGADAVRVWLEDAPFDDLILWLGTLETRYGLRVTSLVVDRQPVEGRVNARLSLERAGRGQ; from the coding sequence ATGAATGCCTTCTGGGCAAGGCTCGGTCCCCGTGACCGGCGCATCCTGATCATCGGAGCCGTGTGCCTGGGCGTCATTCTGCCTTACTGGCTGGTCCTGCAATCGCTCACCGAGCAGGCCGAACGCATGGAGCGGTCCGTGAGCGCACTGTATGAAGACGTGGCCTGGATGCAGGCGGCCGCCGAGCGGGTGCGCGGTGTCGAGGGCGGCGCCACAGGGGCGCCCGCTGCCGCGGGAGACGGGTCCCCCCTGAGTGTCATCGACCGTACGGCGCGGGAAGGGCCCCTGACCGGGACCGTGCGCCGCGTGCAGCCGGAGGGTGCCGATGCCGTGCGCGTGTGGCTGGAGGACGCGCCGTTCGACGATCTGATCCTCTGGCTTGGTACCCTGGAGACCCGCTACGGGCTGCGCGTCACGAGCCTGGTGGTGGACCGTCAGCCGGTGGAGGGGCGCGTGAATGCGCGCTTGAGCCTGGAACGGGCGGGACGGGGACAATGA
- a CDS encoding type II secretion system protein N, giving the protein MRSDRRARRTWVAWALTGLLAYGVFLVALLPAGLVWDQAGQRGLLPGGLSARAVTGTLWSGSAARVRLPGAVTVERVAWRFRPGALLGGRMGWTVSADLADGHLQGGVAAGIGGVRVTDTRADLRAAAAISPYLELPVVIEGRLLLDLRHLVLDRDGRVREAEGVLGWLEAGAGIPEPVALGDLRAELQATGEGGLRLLIGEQGGPLVARGRVDVVPGGQYRIEGEAGTREGADPRLVQALRMLGTPNPDGTVPIGLSGSL; this is encoded by the coding sequence TTGAGGAGTGATCGCCGCGCGCGCCGCACCTGGGTGGCCTGGGCACTGACGGGGCTGCTGGCCTACGGGGTGTTCCTGGTGGCCCTGCTGCCGGCGGGTCTGGTCTGGGATCAGGCCGGACAGCGGGGCCTGTTGCCCGGCGGGCTGTCGGCCCGGGCCGTCACCGGCACGCTATGGTCCGGATCCGCCGCCCGTGTCAGGCTGCCAGGGGCGGTGACGGTCGAGCGGGTCGCCTGGCGCTTCCGGCCCGGCGCGTTGTTGGGTGGACGCATGGGCTGGACGGTGTCCGCCGATCTGGCCGATGGGCACCTGCAGGGCGGCGTGGCCGCCGGCATCGGTGGTGTCCGGGTGACCGATACCCGGGCCGACCTGCGTGCCGCCGCGGCCATTTCCCCGTATCTCGAACTCCCCGTGGTCATCGAAGGTCGCCTGCTGCTGGACCTGCGACACCTGGTTCTGGACCGTGACGGACGGGTGCGTGAGGCCGAGGGCGTGCTGGGGTGGCTGGAGGCGGGCGCGGGCATTCCCGAGCCCGTGGCGCTTGGGGATCTGCGCGCGGAACTGCAGGCCACCGGGGAGGGCGGGCTGCGGCTGCTGATCGGTGAACAGGGCGGGCCGCTGGTGGCACGGGGCCGGGTGGACGTGGTCCCCGGCGGTCAGTATCGCATCGAAGGGGAGGCCGGCACCCGCGAGGGCGCCGACCCGCGTCTGGTCCAGGCGTTGCGCATGCTGGGCACGCCGAATCCCGACGGCACGGTGCCCATTGGCCTGTCCGGTTCGCTTTGA
- the bamD gene encoding outer membrane protein assembly factor BamD — protein MPQHSSQVPFVRATRAALLTLMVAAILAGCAMPGDRVPDNDAAAYREVADAVARNDCTAARRAVEAMQSGHPDSRRLPDAYLESGYVCLGTGDLEAAEVLVEDFLERFPGHPSEDYGHYLSALAAYARWRALPPEAPGARSADQAREAFGRFRLLLTAHPDTAYGSDVRPLLMELREGLARVELNAIRNDLDARRHDAVVPRARYLLTHYGNTESAPYAMAALVSAHRALGESAQARRLLQQLESDWPDHPVLDTLAPEPRDG, from the coding sequence ATGCCTCAACATTCATCTCAGGTGCCGTTCGTCCGGGCCACTCGCGCGGCGCTGTTAACCCTGATGGTCGCTGCGATCCTGGCCGGTTGCGCCATGCCCGGGGATCGCGTCCCGGACAACGATGCGGCGGCCTACCGGGAGGTTGCCGATGCCGTGGCGCGCAACGACTGCACCGCGGCCCGTCGCGCCGTGGAGGCCATGCAGTCCGGGCATCCGGACAGCCGCCGGTTGCCGGATGCCTATCTGGAGTCCGGCTACGTCTGCCTGGGGACGGGGGATCTTGAAGCGGCGGAGGTCCTGGTCGAGGACTTCCTGGAGCGATTCCCCGGACATCCCTCCGAGGATTACGGGCATTATCTCAGTGCGCTGGCGGCCTACGCCCGGTGGCGTGCCCTGCCGCCCGAGGCGCCGGGTGCCCGCTCGGCCGATCAGGCCCGGGAGGCCTTCGGCCGGTTCCGTCTGCTGCTCACCGCGCATCCGGACACGGCCTATGGTTCGGACGTGCGCCCCCTGCTCATGGAGCTGCGCGAGGGTCTGGCGCGGGTGGAGCTCAACGCCATTCGCAATGACCTGGATGCACGGCGCCATGACGCCGTCGTCCCGCGTGCCCGGTACCTGCTCACCCACTACGGAAACACCGAGTCCGCCCCCTATGCCATGGCCGCCCTGGTGAGTGCGCACCGTGCCCTGGGCGAATCGGCCCAGGCACGGCGGCTTCTCCAGCAGCTGGAGTCGGACTGGCCGGATCACCCGGTCCTCGACACGCTCGCCCCGGAACCGCGCGACGGCTGA
- a CDS encoding TonB-dependent receptor family protein, translating to MLVLPLVPGPVSAQARLDPLTVTAPRLERPWLETPAALDVVEREDLSQARQGLQLDEALVRIPGVSAQNRYNFAQDLRVSMRGFGARAAFGIRGIQVRVDGLPETTPDGQTQVDAIDLTALERMEAIRGPSSVLHGNATGGVLEITTRSGPPETFVQPRLEAGSYGYRRLGAQAGGREGDLAWHVSGWDLAMDGYRAHSRAEKRLLHSRADWTPGGSHRLTALLTVLDAPRTDDPGALTSVEVADDRRAAHPNARMFNAGQAVTQQRAGLVYRADPAGGGRFEARAFHTWRDFDNRLAFESGGIVEYNRLFSGAGLQYTRDNRLGPWAGRMTAGLDVERQRDMRRRHDNLGGTRGDLTLDQRETARAAAVFVQQEAALTERLDATLGLRRDRVRFSIDDRFLADGDDSGRRDFRETSHALSMAYAWRPRHRVYATWGTAFETPSFTEFANPDGGGFNPAVEPQQARNLELGFKGFAERMQYSLALFRVDVRDELVPFQLADPDDDRTYYRNAGRTRRQGLEAGLVWLPATDLALTGAWTWSDFSFREFVDDGASLAGRELPAIPRRQLFLEAAWRPGRRYLIVDVLARDRQFADNANTERVSGSAVVNLRGGRVFRSGGLEVEAFLAVNNLFGEDYFSNIRPNAAFGRYYEPAPGRNVYLGLHLTRRAHD from the coding sequence ATGCTTGTGCTTCCTCTTGTCCCCGGGCCGGTCAGTGCCCAGGCGCGCCTGGACCCGCTGACGGTCACCGCGCCGCGGCTGGAGCGCCCCTGGCTCGAAACCCCCGCTGCCCTGGACGTGGTGGAACGCGAGGATCTCTCCCAGGCCCGCCAGGGGTTGCAACTGGACGAGGCCCTGGTACGCATCCCCGGGGTCAGCGCACAGAACCGTTACAATTTCGCACAGGATCTGCGCGTGTCCATGCGCGGCTTCGGCGCACGTGCCGCCTTCGGTATCCGCGGCATCCAGGTGCGGGTGGACGGCCTGCCCGAGACCACACCGGACGGGCAGACCCAGGTGGATGCCATCGACCTCACCGCGCTCGAGCGGATGGAGGCGATTCGCGGCCCCTCCTCGGTCCTGCATGGCAATGCCACCGGCGGCGTACTGGAGATCACCACCCGTTCCGGACCTCCGGAGACGTTTGTCCAGCCGAGGCTGGAGGCCGGCAGCTACGGCTACCGCCGCCTGGGGGCCCAGGCGGGCGGCCGGGAAGGGGACCTGGCCTGGCATGTGAGCGGATGGGATCTGGCCATGGACGGCTACCGGGCGCACAGCCGGGCGGAGAAACGGCTTCTGCATTCGCGCGCGGACTGGACTCCGGGGGGGTCCCATCGTCTGACCGCGCTGCTCACCGTGCTGGACGCGCCGCGCACGGACGATCCCGGTGCGCTCACCTCGGTCGAGGTCGCCGACGACCGGCGTGCCGCCCATCCCAATGCACGGATGTTCAACGCGGGGCAGGCGGTCACCCAGCAGCGCGCGGGCCTCGTCTACCGGGCGGATCCTGCCGGGGGCGGGCGGTTCGAGGCGCGCGCCTTTCACACCTGGCGGGACTTCGACAACCGGCTGGCCTTCGAGTCCGGCGGCATCGTCGAGTACAACCGGCTGTTTTCCGGGGCGGGCCTGCAGTACACCCGGGACAATCGCTTGGGCCCGTGGGCCGGACGCATGACGGCCGGACTGGATGTGGAACGCCAGCGCGACATGCGACGGCGCCACGACAACCTGGGCGGCACGCGCGGTGATCTGACGCTGGATCAGCGTGAGACGGCCCGGGCCGCAGCCGTGTTCGTGCAGCAGGAAGCGGCGCTCACCGAACGTCTGGACGCCACGCTCGGCCTGCGCCGGGATCGGGTGCGCTTCTCCATCGACGACCGCTTCCTGGCGGACGGCGACGACTCCGGACGCCGGGATTTTCGCGAGACCAGCCACGCCCTGTCCATGGCCTACGCCTGGCGTCCGCGGCACCGCGTTTACGCCACCTGGGGCACCGCCTTCGAGACGCCGTCGTTCACCGAGTTCGCCAATCCGGATGGCGGTGGCTTCAACCCGGCCGTGGAGCCGCAGCAGGCCCGCAACCTGGAACTGGGTTTCAAGGGGTTCGCCGAGCGCATGCAGTACAGCCTCGCCCTGTTCAGGGTCGACGTTCGCGACGAACTCGTGCCTTTCCAACTGGCGGATCCCGACGACGATCGTACCTATTACCGGAACGCCGGTCGCACCCGGCGCCAGGGGCTGGAGGCCGGTCTTGTCTGGCTCCCGGCCACGGACCTGGCGCTGACGGGTGCCTGGACCTGGTCGGATTTCAGCTTCCGGGAGTTCGTAGACGACGGCGCCTCCCTGGCGGGTCGGGAACTGCCCGCCATCCCGCGCCGGCAACTGTTCCTCGAGGCCGCCTGGCGCCCCGGGCGCCGTTACCTGATCGTCGATGTGCTCGCCCGGGATCGTCAGTTCGCCGACAATGCCAATACCGAACGGGTGTCCGGGTCGGCGGTGGTGAACCTGCGCGGGGGTCGGGTGTTTCGCAGCGGCGGGCTGGAGGTGGAGGCCTTCCTGGCGGTGAACAACCTCTTCGGCGAGGACTACTTCTCCAACATCCGGCCGAACGCCGCCTTCGGCCGTTACTACGAGCCCGCGCCCGGGCGCAACGTGTACCTGGGCCTGCACCTGACGCGCCGCGCACATGATTGA
- a CDS encoding fumarylacetoacetate hydrolase family protein has protein sequence MANVLLEDGTPVPVHTIFCIGHNYAAHARERGTPVPESPAVFIKPDTTLVVDGGPVRLPRLSTDVHHEVEMVALLGDGVLARAGREIPEAEALACVRGYGVGIDVTARDFQQRARERGLPWAVGKGFDTFAPVSRFVDAARVADPQALRLWLDVNGERRQDDLTRGMTFGLASVIHYLSTIFTLTPGDLIFTGTPGGVARFEHGDRIEAGLGPDGAPPLCTLAVGALREPVLS, from the coding sequence ATGGCAAACGTACTGCTCGAGGACGGCACGCCCGTCCCCGTTCACACCATCTTCTGCATCGGTCACAACTACGCCGCCCACGCCCGGGAGCGCGGCACCCCCGTGCCGGAATCCCCCGCCGTGTTCATCAAGCCCGACACCACGCTGGTGGTCGACGGCGGCCCGGTCCGGCTGCCGCGCCTGAGCACCGACGTGCATCACGAGGTGGAGATGGTGGCCCTGCTGGGTGACGGTGTGCTGGCACGGGCCGGGCGCGAGATCCCCGAGGCCGAGGCCCTGGCGTGTGTGCGCGGTTACGGGGTGGGGATCGACGTGACCGCCCGGGATTTTCAGCAGCGCGCCCGGGAGCGGGGGCTGCCCTGGGCGGTGGGCAAGGGGTTCGACACCTTCGCGCCCGTGAGCCGGTTCGTGGACGCGGCCCGGGTGGCCGATCCGCAGGCACTGCGTCTGTGGCTGGACGTGAACGGCGAGCGCCGCCAGGATGATCTGACCAGGGGCATGACCTTCGGCCTCGCGTCCGTGATCCATTATCTGTCGACCATATTCACGCTGACCCCCGGGGACCTCATATTCACGGGCACACCGGGCGGCGTGGCGCGCTTCGAGCATGGTGACCGCATCGAGGCCGGACTGGGGCCCGACGGCGCACCCCCGCTGTGTACCCTGGCCGTCGGCGCCCTGCGCGAGCCCGTGTTAAGCTGA
- a CDS encoding DUF4019 domain-containing protein, whose protein sequence is MPYRTLSLIPLVLSLALWLPACGPSSTAEDEAAAPDVAAGVDAAALATAEGWLALVDADDYEASWRATGTLFQQEVSAGEWRDSMTQVREDMGAVAERRLHDQTLETVMPGVPEGVYLMLEYRSVFERQPQGAELVVLARQEDGSWGVIGYFLQ, encoded by the coding sequence ATGCCGTATCGCACGCTGTCCCTGATCCCGCTGGTCCTCTCCCTGGCCCTGTGGCTTCCGGCCTGCGGTCCGTCTTCCACCGCAGAGGACGAGGCGGCCGCCCCGGATGTCGCCGCCGGTGTCGATGCGGCCGCGCTGGCCACGGCCGAGGGCTGGCTTGCCCTGGTGGACGCCGATGACTACGAGGCCAGCTGGCGGGCGACCGGGACCCTGTTTCAGCAGGAGGTGTCTGCCGGTGAGTGGCGGGACAGCATGACGCAGGTGCGCGAGGACATGGGGGCCGTGGCCGAACGCCGCCTGCATGACCAGACGCTGGAAACCGTCATGCCGGGTGTCCCCGAGGGCGTGTACCTGATGCTCGAGTACCGCTCCGTGTTCGAGCGGCAGCCCCAGGGCGCGGAACTGGTGGTGCTCGCGCGGCAGGAGGACGGTTCGTGGGGGGTGATCGGGTACTTTCTGCAATGA